A genomic stretch from Helianthus annuus cultivar XRQ/B chromosome 1, HanXRQr2.0-SUNRISE, whole genome shotgun sequence includes:
- the LOC110929747 gene encoding uncharacterized protein LOC110929747, translating into MAASRTYVSRGNHLHRYFSGEHESPPPPHSIFEFTEFDIWNVAPSPELKKTVTSSRTSKKPFPVTANRREVTGTTAPVDVPNWPMILKEEMTEKRTGDEFDGEVYGGGSGEVVPPHEYLARGRTASFSVHEGIGRTLKGRDLSRVRNAVWKKIGFED; encoded by the coding sequence ATGGCGGCATCGAGAACTTACGTCAGCAGAGGCAACCACCTCCACCGTTACTTCTCCGGCGAACACGaatctcctcctcctcctcactCGATCTTCGAGTTCACCGAATTCGACATCTGGAACGTCGCACCGTCGCCGGAGCTTAAAAAAACCGTCACATCTTCTCGAACCTCAAAAAAACCGTTTCCGGTGACGGCGAATCGGAGAGAAGTCACCGGCACGACGGCGCCGGTTGATGTTCCGAACTGGCCGATGATACTGAAGGAGGAGATGACGGAGAAACGTACGGGCGATGAGTTTGACGGTGAAGTGTACGGCGGTGGTTCTGGTGAGGTAGTTCCGCCGCACGAGTATTTAGCGAGAGGAAGAACGGCGTCGTTTTCGGTTCATGAAGGAATTGGAAGGACGTTGAAAGGACGAGATCTGAGTAGAGTTCGTAACGCTGTGTGGAAGAAGATTGGATTTGAAGATTGA